From Eleftheria terrae, the proteins below share one genomic window:
- the flgK gene encoding flagellar hook-associated protein FlgK produces the protein MSIIQNALSGSLAAQAALNTASQNIANVMTPGYTRQGVLLAAAKPSQAGGLGAGDGVRVPSLIRFSDDYKTLQLWQAGSELGRREAVQPYLTQLEQVMGDEASSLNAGMDSFFGALNAASVEPTSSPLRRQIVTAADALAQRFNSLDQVLGQQRASINQQRLSSVAQINTLTAGIAALNREVAATRASGLNPSGLIDERDQKIDALAGLVGVQVVEQADGTRSVSLRGGQPLVVGMDAATLSAQGQPDGSQKLTLSFAKESFTLGTSGLGGPLGGLDEFEQKILQPLRESVRDMAGELSSRFNAQLAAGFAADGSAGAPLFSFDATSAGGLLQVDTTLSADDLGFSSNASQPGNSDNLLALIALKQQPVSVGSLGNVLLGDAYTQLVGRLGMDSQQNQAALKTAETVRNQAQESWKSSSGVNSDEEAINLMQYQQMYQANMKVVAVANQLFDSTLAMLG, from the coding sequence ATGTCCATCATCCAGAACGCGCTGTCCGGATCGCTCGCCGCCCAGGCGGCGCTGAACACCGCCAGCCAGAACATCGCCAACGTCATGACCCCCGGCTACACCCGCCAGGGCGTGCTGCTGGCAGCGGCCAAGCCGTCGCAGGCAGGCGGCCTGGGCGCCGGCGACGGCGTGCGGGTGCCCTCGCTGATCCGCTTCAGCGACGACTACAAGACCCTGCAGCTGTGGCAGGCCGGCTCCGAGCTGGGCCGCCGCGAGGCGGTGCAGCCCTACCTGACACAGCTGGAGCAGGTGATGGGCGACGAGGCCTCCAGCCTCAACGCCGGGATGGACAGCTTCTTCGGCGCGCTCAATGCCGCCAGCGTGGAGCCCACCTCCAGCCCGCTGCGACGGCAGATCGTCACCGCGGCCGATGCGCTGGCGCAGCGCTTCAACAGCCTGGACCAGGTGCTGGGCCAGCAGCGCGCCTCCATCAACCAGCAGCGCCTGTCGAGCGTGGCGCAGATCAACACGCTGACCGCCGGCATCGCTGCCCTCAACCGCGAAGTGGCAGCCACCCGGGCCAGCGGCCTGAACCCGTCGGGGCTGATCGACGAGCGTGACCAGAAGATCGACGCACTGGCCGGCCTGGTCGGCGTGCAGGTGGTGGAGCAAGCCGACGGTACCCGCAGCGTGTCGCTGCGCGGCGGGCAGCCGCTGGTGGTGGGCATGGACGCCGCCACGCTGAGCGCGCAGGGCCAGCCGGATGGTTCGCAGAAGCTCACGCTGTCGTTCGCCAAGGAATCCTTCACGCTGGGCACCAGCGGGCTGGGTGGCCCGCTGGGCGGCCTGGACGAGTTCGAGCAGAAGATCCTGCAGCCGCTGCGCGAGTCGGTGCGTGACATGGCTGGCGAGCTGTCCAGCCGCTTCAATGCCCAGCTGGCCGCCGGCTTCGCGGCCGACGGCAGCGCGGGGGCGCCGCTGTTCAGCTTCGATGCCACCAGCGCTGGCGGGCTGCTGCAGGTGGACACCACGCTGTCGGCCGACGACCTGGGCTTCTCCTCCAACGCCAGCCAGCCGGGCAACAGCGACAACCTGCTGGCACTCATTGCGCTGAAGCAGCAGCCGGTGTCGGTGGGCTCGCTGGGCAATGTGCTGCTGGGCGATGCCTACACCCAGCTGGTCGGCCGGCTCGGCATGGACAGCCAGCAGAACCAGGCCGCGCTCAAGACCGCCGAGACGGTGCGCAACCAGGCGCAGGAAAGCTGGAAGTCGAGCAGCGGCGTCAACAGCGACGAGGAAGCCATCAACCTGATGCAGTACCAGCAGATGTACCAGGCGAACATGAAGGTGGTGGCGGTGGCCAACCAGCTCTTCGACAGCACCCTGGCCATGCTGGGCTGA
- a CDS encoding EAL domain-containing protein, with protein MTGGALRVLLADEDAEDRLLLQDLLCRLPPPGCVPECVDSFDAAVAAFAQARHDVYLVAQQLGPHRGDALLGLPRHAQQRAPILVLMDSDDALRERELLARGAADCLVKGQIDVAGLARSLRGALGRQQVVAGLLEERDRLRSLFRGQVQKLREALREQQRLARSEASLRGLLHDSDDAVLVWPLTELPDPPLLYANPAAAALFGLAARPGQPLPEAAAAALAAPVPAALTLLDGQGRPRRLLPHSACTDWDGQEAALLVLRELSPAPPGHGEALPAAGAVSGTDPLTGLPDRNGLMAGLARALADLGSEGRRLVALVIDLDHFKEVNDTLGHEIGDRLLREVAARIGRCLGGGDTLGRLGDDEFLVLLPGLSQADAALPLVREIAAAVAAPCELGGRTLYASCSIGVAVSQGLPGEPAQPLVQQADMAMYAAKRAGRNTWQVYSAELMQRLNERTEMRQRLQTAIRRREFELHYQPVLDLASGRIGGVEALIRWQHPGLGQISPARFVPLAEETGQIVALGEWVLEEACARHRQWLEQGLVEGALAVNVSALQLQRPDFPALLQGVLERTGLSPQRLQLDLTEAVLMEPAGRAADTLRGLRELGIGIAIDDFGTGFSSLGQLRRLPVDKVKIDRSFVAEMADESGGGAIALSVMDIARHLGLQVSAEGVETPAQLQALRRHGCQQAQGYLIALPMPAARLDGFLREFRLAPAGEAGPLQVPRVLLVHGEPEILRSMARALRREECRVRTAGSAVEALGLLREESAELLLADLHLPDGGGLALLQAVHALYPALRRSVLCGRVDLPGVQAAAARGEVDAWLPVPWRDEALQGFVRQSLHRRERDDAAAAAPPGVPAAR; from the coding sequence ATGACGGGCGGCGCGCTGCGCGTCCTGCTGGCGGACGAAGACGCCGAAGACCGCCTGCTGCTGCAGGACCTGCTGTGCCGCCTGCCGCCGCCCGGCTGCGTGCCGGAGTGCGTGGACAGCTTCGATGCGGCGGTGGCGGCTTTCGCCCAGGCCCGGCACGACGTCTACCTGGTGGCTCAGCAACTGGGCCCCCACCGTGGTGACGCGCTGCTTGGCTTGCCACGCCATGCACAGCAGCGCGCGCCCATCCTGGTGCTGATGGACAGCGACGATGCGCTGCGCGAGCGCGAGCTGCTGGCCCGAGGCGCGGCCGACTGCCTGGTGAAGGGCCAGATCGACGTGGCCGGACTGGCCCGCAGCCTGCGCGGCGCGCTGGGGCGCCAGCAGGTGGTGGCCGGGCTGCTGGAAGAGCGCGACCGGTTGCGCTCGCTGTTTCGCGGCCAGGTGCAGAAGCTGCGGGAGGCCTTGCGCGAGCAGCAGCGCCTGGCCCGCAGCGAAGCCAGCCTGCGGGGCCTGCTGCACGACAGCGACGATGCGGTGCTGGTATGGCCGCTGACCGAGCTGCCCGACCCGCCACTGCTCTACGCCAACCCGGCCGCCGCCGCGCTGTTCGGCCTGGCCGCCCGGCCGGGCCAGCCCCTGCCGGAGGCCGCTGCGGCCGCTCTTGCAGCGCCGGTGCCAGCCGCGCTCACGTTGCTTGACGGGCAGGGCCGGCCGCGCCGCCTGCTGCCGCACAGCGCCTGCACCGACTGGGACGGCCAGGAAGCCGCGCTGCTGGTGCTGCGGGAGCTGTCGCCCGCGCCGCCGGGCCATGGCGAAGCGCTGCCGGCCGCCGGCGCAGTCAGCGGCACCGACCCGCTGACCGGGCTGCCGGACCGCAACGGCCTGATGGCCGGCCTGGCACGCGCCCTGGCTGACTTGGGCAGCGAAGGCCGTCGCCTGGTGGCGCTGGTGATCGACCTGGACCACTTCAAGGAAGTCAACGACACCCTGGGCCACGAGATCGGCGACCGCCTGCTGCGCGAGGTGGCCGCGCGCATCGGCCGCTGCCTGGGCGGCGGCGACACGCTGGGGCGGCTGGGCGACGATGAATTCCTGGTACTGCTGCCCGGCCTGTCCCAGGCCGATGCCGCGCTGCCGCTGGTGCGCGAGATCGCGGCAGCGGTGGCCGCGCCCTGCGAGCTGGGTGGACGCACCCTGTACGCCAGCTGCAGCATTGGCGTGGCGGTCTCGCAGGGGCTGCCCGGCGAGCCGGCCCAGCCGCTGGTGCAGCAGGCCGACATGGCGATGTACGCGGCCAAGCGGGCCGGCCGCAACACCTGGCAGGTGTACAGCGCCGAGCTGATGCAGCGCCTCAACGAGCGCACCGAGATGCGCCAGCGCCTGCAGACGGCCATCCGCCGGCGCGAGTTCGAGCTGCATTACCAGCCGGTGCTCGACCTGGCCAGTGGCCGCATCGGCGGCGTGGAGGCGCTGATCCGCTGGCAGCATCCGGGCCTCGGCCAGATCAGCCCGGCTCGTTTCGTGCCGCTTGCGGAGGAGACCGGCCAGATCGTCGCACTGGGCGAGTGGGTGCTGGAGGAAGCCTGCGCCCGGCACCGGCAGTGGCTGGAGCAGGGCCTGGTGGAGGGGGCGCTGGCGGTCAATGTGTCGGCCCTGCAGTTGCAGCGGCCCGATTTCCCGGCCTTGCTGCAGGGGGTGCTGGAGCGCACCGGCCTGTCGCCGCAGCGCTTGCAGCTCGACCTCACCGAAGCCGTGCTGATGGAGCCGGCCGGCCGGGCGGCGGACACCCTGCGCGGCTTGCGCGAGCTGGGCATCGGCATCGCGATCGACGATTTCGGCACCGGCTTCTCCAGCCTTGGCCAGCTGCGCCGCCTGCCGGTCGACAAGGTCAAGATCGACCGCAGCTTCGTGGCCGAGATGGCCGACGAGAGCGGCGGCGGTGCCATCGCGCTGAGCGTGATGGACATTGCGCGGCATCTCGGCCTGCAGGTCTCTGCCGAAGGCGTGGAAACACCGGCCCAGCTGCAGGCCTTGCGACGCCACGGCTGCCAGCAGGCGCAGGGCTACCTGATCGCGCTGCCGATGCCGGCGGCCCGGCTCGACGGCTTCCTGCGGGAGTTCCGGCTGGCACCCGCTGGCGAGGCCGGGCCGCTGCAGGTGCCGCGGGTGCTGCTGGTGCACGGCGAGCCGGAGATCCTGCGCTCGATGGCCCGCGCGCTGCGGCGCGAGGAGTGCCGCGTCCGCACGGCCGGCAGCGCCGTCGAAGCGCTGGGCCTGCTGCGGGAGGAGAGCGCCGAGCTGCTGCTGGCCGACCTGCACCTGCCAGACGGCGGCGGCCTGGCGCTGTTGCAGGCAGTGCACGCGTTGTATCCGGCGCTGCGCCGCAGCGTGCTGTGCGGCCGGGTCGACCTGCCGGGCGTGCAGGCCGCCGCTGCGCGCGGCGAGGTCGATGCATGGCTGCCGGTGCCCTGGCGAGACGAGGCCTTGCAGGGTTTCGTGCGGCAGTCGCTGCACCGGCGTGAGCGGGACGACGCGGCGGCCGCGGCGCCGCCGGGGGTGCCTGCGGCGCGATGA
- a CDS encoding sensor histidine kinase: MSVLRKLPLYRVLLRVALYVLLPLLAVSVWLGRQAYQEELQAAQRAALQAAEERARGVERNLEQALQVLAIGAARLGEPALRGSPHCDSFPQDLLQAEQAVIGAWVLHSDGEPACSAPNASRPPALAAWPRDAGRGVWTVQGDESVLLMRHSIVARDGAPVGSFAMQLDAGLMAGREEHLLGQSFHVRVHWFEAPRQGPSTPASTDANGTLRLPVVLRGQQVAELLAEPAPAHPHPGRDGLARWRDMMAFTVAGLALLAVALVGYSHWVLRRDVAKLVQAAGNPGQALARSDEMALSELAGVARAMAAEQARVAQLTDALRRNAERLEEVQRTAAIGSWRLDLRDGSIEWSAQTHALYGVPADTVISHDLLEGLVHPADRASFSERTRALYKGQADLDVVHRVRRSDGSERVLHARATVQLQDEAGRPTHVLGTVQDITEAYGAARLNDALSGALFLTGDAVLLARPGSDGSLERLWANPAYDAVHGEAVMLQAPVQQQLFDAERGLLREQAQVLRDSMQRQLPARLEMELPMRQGRRWTEVDLIPVMAPQGGELHWLLVLRDISARHEAQQRVRDSERRYRALFDHHPLPMWTYDTASRRIMQVNQAAVRNYGYSRDEFLGKTVFDLHPEADREVVERYLQETGGRPPPAERRWRHQTASGHCIVVDIYGQDAPFDGPGHRLLCPVDRSAEQQALDALRTLNAELEATVEQRTRALAQREQQYRVLSDLSPQILWQADARGRVTYLNRAWYELVGSADEDWLDLRWIDALHPEDVEPTREAFMQASREIRPMRVRRRLRTQAGSYRSFLCVAAPVLQPGGEVESWVGVDTDITELERQSSRLQQLNDELESFSYSVSHDLRAPVQVMKGFLEAVLSGQVGQVDDRARHYLERVLRNARRMDELISDILSLSRVSRATLRLQRFDVAALARTVVETVQERYPDRVVECWTPAHFDLVADRGLLQAALENLMDNAAKFSQGRPVCRLEFTARRERDQVVLELADEGVGFPEEYAHRLFRPFQRLHSQEAFAGTGVGLATVARIAHLHGGEISGRNREGGGALFELRLPLMPELPAPQPVAEEDMA; the protein is encoded by the coding sequence ATGAGCGTGCTGCGCAAGCTGCCGCTGTACCGCGTCCTGTTGCGGGTGGCGCTCTATGTGCTGCTGCCGCTGCTGGCGGTGTCGGTCTGGCTGGGCCGGCAGGCCTACCAGGAAGAGCTGCAGGCCGCCCAGCGTGCGGCCCTGCAGGCCGCCGAGGAACGCGCCAGGGGCGTCGAGCGCAACCTGGAACAGGCCCTGCAGGTGCTGGCCATCGGCGCTGCCCGCCTGGGCGAGCCGGCCCTGCGCGGCAGCCCGCATTGCGACAGCTTCCCGCAGGACTTGCTGCAGGCCGAGCAGGCGGTGATCGGCGCCTGGGTGCTGCACAGCGATGGCGAGCCCGCCTGCAGCGCGCCGAACGCGAGCCGGCCGCCGGCGCTGGCGGCCTGGCCGCGGGATGCCGGCCGGGGCGTGTGGACCGTGCAGGGCGACGAATCGGTCCTGCTGATGCGGCACAGCATCGTCGCACGCGACGGTGCGCCGGTCGGCAGCTTTGCGATGCAACTGGATGCCGGCCTGATGGCCGGCCGGGAGGAGCACCTGCTGGGCCAGAGTTTCCATGTGCGGGTGCACTGGTTCGAGGCGCCGCGCCAGGGGCCGTCGACCCCTGCCAGCACTGACGCCAACGGCACGCTGCGCCTGCCCGTCGTGCTGCGCGGGCAGCAGGTGGCCGAGCTGCTGGCCGAGCCGGCCCCCGCCCACCCCCATCCCGGACGCGACGGCCTGGCCCGCTGGCGCGACATGATGGCCTTCACCGTGGCCGGGCTGGCCCTGCTGGCGGTGGCGCTGGTGGGTTACAGCCACTGGGTGCTGCGGCGGGACGTGGCCAAGCTGGTGCAGGCGGCCGGCAACCCGGGCCAGGCCCTGGCGCGATCGGACGAGATGGCCCTCAGCGAGCTGGCCGGCGTGGCCCGCGCCATGGCCGCCGAGCAGGCCCGCGTGGCCCAGCTCACCGACGCGCTGCGGCGCAATGCCGAGCGCCTGGAGGAGGTGCAACGCACCGCCGCGATCGGCTCCTGGCGGCTCGACCTCCGCGACGGCAGCATCGAGTGGTCGGCCCAGACGCATGCCCTGTATGGCGTGCCCGCAGACACGGTGATCAGCCACGACCTGCTGGAGGGCCTGGTGCATCCGGCCGACCGGGCCAGCTTCTCCGAGCGCACGCGCGCCTTGTACAAGGGACAGGCCGACCTGGACGTGGTGCACCGGGTCCGGCGCAGCGACGGCAGCGAGCGCGTCCTGCATGCACGCGCCACCGTGCAGTTGCAGGATGAAGCCGGCCGGCCGACCCATGTGCTCGGCACGGTGCAGGACATCACCGAGGCCTACGGCGCTGCGCGCCTGAACGATGCCCTGTCGGGCGCCTTGTTCCTGACCGGGGATGCGGTGCTGCTGGCCCGCCCGGGCAGCGACGGCTCGCTGGAGCGGCTGTGGGCCAACCCGGCCTATGACGCGGTGCACGGCGAGGCGGTGATGCTGCAGGCGCCGGTGCAGCAGCAGCTCTTCGATGCCGAGCGCGGGCTGCTGCGCGAGCAGGCCCAGGTGCTGCGGGACAGCATGCAGCGGCAGCTGCCGGCCCGCCTGGAGATGGAGCTGCCCATGCGGCAGGGCCGGCGCTGGACCGAGGTGGACCTGATCCCGGTGATGGCGCCGCAGGGCGGCGAGCTGCACTGGCTGCTGGTGCTGCGCGACATCAGCGCCCGGCATGAGGCGCAGCAGCGGGTGCGCGACAGCGAACGCCGCTACCGCGCCCTGTTCGACCACCATCCGCTGCCGATGTGGACCTACGACACCGCCAGCCGCCGCATCATGCAGGTGAACCAGGCCGCGGTGCGCAACTACGGCTACAGCCGGGACGAGTTCCTGGGCAAGACCGTCTTCGACCTGCATCCCGAGGCCGACCGCGAGGTCGTCGAGCGCTACCTGCAGGAGACGGGCGGGCGGCCACCGCCGGCCGAGCGCCGCTGGCGGCACCAGACCGCCTCCGGCCACTGCATCGTGGTGGACATCTATGGGCAGGACGCGCCCTTCGACGGCCCCGGCCACCGCCTGCTGTGCCCGGTGGACCGCAGTGCCGAGCAGCAGGCGCTGGACGCGCTGCGCACCCTCAATGCCGAACTGGAGGCGACGGTGGAGCAGCGCACCCGCGCGCTGGCGCAGCGGGAGCAGCAATACCGCGTGCTGTCCGACCTGTCGCCGCAGATCCTCTGGCAGGCCGACGCGCGCGGCCGCGTCACCTACCTCAACCGGGCCTGGTACGAGCTGGTGGGCAGCGCCGATGAAGACTGGCTGGACCTGCGCTGGATCGACGCCCTGCATCCCGAGGACGTCGAGCCGACCCGTGAGGCGTTCATGCAGGCCTCGCGCGAGATCCGCCCGATGCGGGTGCGACGCCGGCTGCGCACCCAGGCCGGCAGCTACCGCAGCTTCCTGTGCGTGGCGGCGCCGGTGCTGCAGCCCGGCGGCGAGGTGGAGAGCTGGGTCGGCGTGGACACCGACATCACCGAGCTGGAGCGCCAGTCGAGCCGGCTGCAGCAGCTCAACGACGAGCTGGAGTCCTTCTCCTACTCCGTCTCGCACGACCTGCGGGCGCCGGTGCAGGTGATGAAGGGCTTCCTGGAAGCGGTGCTGTCCGGCCAGGTGGGCCAGGTGGACGACCGCGCGCGCCACTACCTGGAACGCGTGCTGCGCAACGCGCGCCGCATGGACGAGCTGATTTCCGACATCCTGTCGCTGTCGCGGGTGTCGCGGGCGACGCTGCGCTTGCAGCGTTTCGATGTCGCGGCGCTCGCCCGCACGGTGGTCGAGACGGTGCAGGAGCGCTACCCCGACCGGGTGGTGGAGTGCTGGACCCCGGCCCACTTCGACCTGGTGGCCGACCGGGGGCTGCTGCAGGCCGCGCTGGAGAACCTGATGGACAACGCCGCCAAGTTCTCGCAGGGCCGGCCGGTGTGCCGGCTCGAGTTCACCGCGCGCCGCGAGCGCGACCAGGTGGTGCTGGAGCTGGCCGACGAAGGCGTGGGCTTCCCCGAGGAATATGCCCATCGCCTGTTCCGCCCCTTCCAGCGCCTGCACAGCCAGGAGGCCTTCGCGGGCACCGGCGTGGGGCTGGCCACGGTGGCCCGCATCGCGCACCTGCACGGCGGCGAGATCAGCGGGCGCAATCGCGAGGGCGGTGGCGCGTTGTTCGAATTGCGCCTGCCGCTGATGCCCGAGCTGCCGGCGCCGCAGCCGGTGGCCGAGGAGGACATGGCATGA
- a CDS encoding ATP-binding protein encodes MTTPSRPQSVETPAHRGDRRPAPGVQVDGAGGAAAPLLAELLLHGRDALAVLDLDGRVQHWNDGAARIYGMPGEAVLGRPFEDLFEHADRLALQELLLGCARPAEAAGAGAVGTAPATLEVRACTPQGDALWVLLSVSPLPAGLLVHGMDITARRMAEDALRHALERANTHNLRLLELNRASLEINRLLGRPELVQRIADDARHLLSAHLCLVSICAAGEAGDRHAASLSAKYAAFRGQQDAVAQARQARRLCTLLLQHGAPVRLGTAELARHPRWRALAQPAPGRPALRGWLAVPLVGREGQPVGVLQLSDRHEGDFNDEDLAMATQLAQIAAAAVESDLLCSAALPPRMVAAPVTPLPPVAPVASVAPVCGALADSGLRAAAQQAIDERDRFFGLCPDLCGSADRHGRLQQLNPAFEELLGRDSASLVGTPWLELLHPDDRAAFTGLQPGERREHGMARLHPALLDRDPWLDWACSLAADGSVVFIGRRLAAAPRAAEAQAGAGRPAGAELAELAAQALREPLRKIEAFSERLQRRQADVLDEEGRQDLDRISQAGRRLSRLTGDLLAYAQAGSRAPAFESVDLYQLAMQVLAGLDAEVRRSDARVAVLPLPIVEADATQLRQLLHHLLVNALKFTRPGVPPQVQLSARSLAGEPARVEIEVRDHGIGIDPQQAARLFLPLQRLQERGRYEGSGLGLALVRTIAERHHGSVELRSVQGPGASFVLRLPLRQAAGTDDHGTGAVDALLPAEPLPARNAA; translated from the coding sequence ATGACAACTCCCAGCCGGCCGCAGTCCGTCGAGACGCCTGCGCACCGTGGCGATCGTCGGCCGGCACCGGGTGTGCAGGTGGACGGCGCCGGCGGTGCCGCAGCGCCGTTGCTCGCGGAGCTGCTGCTGCATGGCCGCGATGCGCTGGCGGTGCTCGACCTCGACGGCCGGGTGCAGCACTGGAACGACGGCGCGGCGCGCATCTACGGCATGCCGGGCGAGGCGGTGCTGGGCCGTCCCTTCGAGGACCTGTTCGAGCATGCCGACCGCCTGGCCCTGCAGGAGCTGCTGCTCGGCTGTGCCCGCCCGGCCGAGGCTGCAGGCGCGGGCGCTGTCGGGACGGCACCCGCCACGCTGGAAGTGCGGGCCTGCACGCCGCAGGGCGACGCGCTGTGGGTGCTGCTGTCGGTGTCGCCGCTGCCGGCCGGGCTGCTGGTGCACGGGATGGACATCACCGCCCGCCGCATGGCCGAGGACGCGCTGCGCCACGCGCTGGAACGCGCCAACACGCACAACCTGCGGCTGCTCGAGCTCAACCGCGCGTCGCTCGAGATCAACCGCCTGCTGGGCCGGCCGGAGCTGGTCCAACGCATCGCCGACGATGCGCGCCACCTGCTGTCGGCCCATCTCTGCCTGGTGAGCATCTGCGCCGCTGGCGAGGCGGGCGACCGGCATGCCGCATCGCTGTCGGCCAAGTACGCGGCCTTCCGCGGCCAGCAGGATGCGGTGGCGCAGGCGCGCCAGGCGCGTCGCCTGTGCACCCTGCTGCTGCAGCACGGCGCGCCGGTGCGGTTGGGCACGGCCGAGCTGGCGCGCCATCCCCGCTGGCGCGCGCTGGCCCAGCCGGCGCCGGGCCGGCCGGCGTTGCGCGGCTGGCTGGCAGTGCCGCTGGTCGGCCGTGAAGGCCAGCCGGTGGGGGTGCTGCAGCTGTCCGACCGGCACGAGGGCGACTTCAACGACGAAGACCTGGCCATGGCGACCCAGCTGGCCCAGATTGCCGCCGCAGCGGTCGAGTCCGACCTGCTGTGCAGCGCCGCGCTGCCGCCCCGCATGGTCGCCGCGCCCGTCACGCCGCTGCCGCCGGTGGCCCCGGTGGCGTCGGTGGCCCCGGTGTGCGGGGCGCTGGCCGACAGCGGGCTGCGGGCCGCTGCGCAGCAGGCGATTGACGAGCGCGACCGATTCTTCGGCCTCTGCCCCGACCTGTGTGGCAGTGCCGACCGGCACGGCCGGCTGCAGCAGCTCAATCCGGCCTTCGAGGAATTGCTCGGCCGTGACAGCGCCAGCCTGGTGGGCACGCCGTGGCTGGAGCTGCTGCATCCGGACGACCGTGCCGCCTTCACCGGCCTGCAGCCCGGCGAGCGGCGCGAGCATGGCATGGCGCGGCTGCACCCAGCGCTGCTGGACAGGGATCCCTGGCTGGACTGGGCCTGCAGCCTGGCCGCCGACGGCAGCGTGGTGTTCATCGGCCGCCGCCTGGCCGCGGCCCCGCGCGCAGCCGAGGCGCAGGCCGGCGCCGGCCGGCCGGCCGGCGCGGAGCTGGCTGAGCTGGCCGCGCAGGCGCTGCGCGAGCCGCTGCGCAAGATCGAGGCCTTCTCCGAGCGGCTGCAGCGCCGCCAGGCCGACGTGCTGGACGAGGAGGGCCGCCAGGACCTGGACCGCATCAGCCAGGCCGGCCGCCGGCTGTCGCGCCTGACCGGCGACCTGCTGGCCTATGCCCAGGCCGGTAGCCGCGCGCCGGCCTTCGAGAGCGTCGACCTCTACCAGCTGGCGATGCAGGTGCTGGCCGGGCTGGACGCCGAGGTGCGCCGCAGCGACGCGCGCGTCGCCGTGCTGCCATTGCCCATTGTCGAGGCCGATGCCACCCAGCTGCGCCAGCTGCTGCACCATTTGCTGGTCAATGCGCTGAAGTTCACCCGGCCCGGCGTGCCGCCCCAGGTGCAGCTCAGCGCGCGCAGCCTGGCCGGCGAGCCGGCGCGGGTCGAGATCGAGGTGCGTGACCACGGCATCGGCATCGACCCGCAGCAGGCGGCGCGCCTGTTCCTGCCGCTGCAGCGGCTGCAGGAGCGCGGCCGCTACGAAGGCTCCGGCCTCGGCCTGGCACTGGTGCGCACCATCGCCGAGCGCCACCACGGCAGCGTGGAGTTGCGGTCGGTGCAGGGCCCGGGCGCGAGCTTCGTGCTCCGGCTGCCGCTGCGCCAGGCGGCCGGCACCGACGACCACGGGACGGGCGCTGTCGACGCGCTGCTGCCCGCCGAGCCGCTGCCGGCTCGCAACGCCGCATGA
- the flgL gene encoding flagellar hook-associated protein FlgL, which produces MRIASTHYHATMNTALQTASARVGEVMQRMATGQRLLQPSDDPVRQVRLSRLLREDAAIEQYRDNIGALRSRLQQNESLLSGMTQDMQQARDLLVWAADGGNTSEDVGAMADSLAALRDSLYYTANSRDQEGRYMFSGTATGVPAVALDPAAAPGARYSLAGNAGEQKVVVGNGVTQTANVTLQEMHTMLNLLDRAVATLRTPGVNINDPATRAHAAAALDGLDAGMESVSVKIATLGGAQNLLHTLDANHENVSLSNQQALVKLGQLDYGDAAVQLNGYTTALQATQKAYGQVSRLSLFDVL; this is translated from the coding sequence ATGCGCATCGCAAGCACCCATTACCACGCGACGATGAACACCGCGCTGCAGACCGCTTCCGCCCGCGTGGGCGAGGTGATGCAGCGCATGGCCACCGGCCAGCGCCTGCTGCAGCCCAGCGACGACCCGGTGCGCCAGGTGCGGCTGTCGCGCCTGCTGCGCGAGGACGCCGCCATCGAGCAGTACCGCGACAACATCGGCGCCCTGCGCAGCCGGCTGCAGCAGAACGAATCGCTGCTCAGCGGCATGACGCAGGACATGCAGCAGGCGCGCGACCTGCTGGTGTGGGCGGCCGACGGCGGCAACACCTCGGAGGACGTCGGCGCCATGGCCGACTCGCTGGCGGCGCTGCGCGACAGCCTCTACTACACCGCCAACAGCCGCGACCAGGAAGGCCGCTACATGTTCTCCGGCACGGCCACCGGGGTGCCGGCGGTTGCGCTGGACCCAGCCGCTGCGCCGGGAGCGCGCTACAGCCTGGCCGGCAATGCCGGCGAGCAGAAGGTGGTGGTGGGCAACGGCGTCACCCAGACCGCCAACGTCACGCTGCAGGAGATGCACACCATGCTGAACCTGCTGGACCGCGCGGTGGCCACGCTGCGCACGCCGGGCGTGAACATCAACGACCCGGCCACCCGGGCCCATGCTGCCGCGGCGCTGGACGGGCTGGATGCCGGCATGGAGTCGGTCAGCGTGAAGATCGCCACGCTGGGCGGTGCGCAGAACCTGCTGCACACGCTGGACGCCAACCACGAGAATGTCAGCCTGTCGAACCAGCAGGCCCTGGTCAAGCTGGGCCAGCTCGACTATGGCGACGCCGCGGTGCAACTCAACGGCTACACCACCGCGCTGCAGGCCACGCAGAAGGCGTATGGCCAGGTCAGCCGGCTGTCCTTGTTCGACGTGCTGTAA
- a CDS encoding rod-binding protein, translated as MNPIQTNSSAAAPAAGEGDKVRAQAEAAAQKFEAFFITEALRQMRRATREMAGEDSVFRDRINDDMLDMADTQVADALAAQRAFGIADAILRQVLPAPAAEAPKPDGA; from the coding sequence ATGAATCCGATCCAGACCAACAGCAGCGCGGCCGCGCCGGCCGCCGGCGAGGGCGACAAGGTGCGCGCCCAGGCCGAGGCGGCGGCGCAGAAGTTCGAGGCCTTCTTCATCACCGAGGCGCTGCGCCAGATGCGCCGCGCCACGCGCGAGATGGCCGGCGAGGACAGCGTGTTCCGCGACCGCATCAACGACGACATGCTGGACATGGCCGACACCCAGGTGGCCGATGCGCTGGCGGCCCAGCGCGCCTTCGGCATCGCCGACGCGATCCTGCGGCAGGTGCTGCCGGCGCCGGCGGCCGAGGCGCCCAAGCCCGACGGGGCCTGA